The proteins below are encoded in one region of Misgurnus anguillicaudatus chromosome 24, ASM2758022v2, whole genome shotgun sequence:
- the clip3 gene encoding CAP-Gly domain-containing linker protein 3 isoform X1 translates to MTKEETSEVEEAQPASDFVSPVHEPRKKPIVHQSAQAPLPKDYAFTFFDPNDPACMEILTDPRTTIPELFAIIRQWVPQVQHKIDIIGNEILKRGCHVNDRDGLTDMTLLHYCCKAGAHGVGDPEAALRLSNQLIALGADVSLRSRWTNMNALHYAAYFDVPELIRVLLKAAKPKVLNSTCSDFYHGTALHIAASNLCLGAVKCLLEHGANPSVRNDKGQDPAEVVPDPMDMSLDKAEAAMVAKEMKQVLLDAVPLSCNLPRATLPNYDNIPGNLMLSSIGLKLGDRVVLDDTKAGTLRFCGTTEFASGQWVGVELDEPEGKNDGCVGGIRYFICPPKHGIFAPVSKISKALEQPPSSVTSTPKSPRMDLFRVTGKIKKEKKEKDREKAPRKKSLTGMSLDPDGVKVEVGDQVLVAGQKQGIVRFFGKTDFAPGFWFGVELEQPTGKHDGSVFGVRYFHCLPKYGVFAPPSRVQRIGGPKDPGDGTLVKKVHQVTMSQPKRNFNAMRSPKDITSENSISSRLLFCCWFPWMLRAEMQS, encoded by the exons ATGACTAAAGAGGAAACGTCAGAGGTGGAAGAGGCCCAGCCAGCCTCCGATTTCGTCAGCCCCGTTCATGAACCCCGCAAGAAACCCATTGTGCATCAGTCCGCACAGGCTCCACTTCCCAAAGACTATG CGTTTACCTTCTTTGATCCAAATGATCCAGCCTGTATGGAGATTTTGACAGACCCTCGGACCACAATCCCTGAGCTGTTTGCCATTATCCGCCAGTGGGTCCCACAAGTTCAGCACAAGATTGACATTATAGGCAATGAG ATTTTGAAGCGAGGTTGCCATGTCAACGATCGTGATGGCCTGACAGACATGACTCTTCTTCACTACTGCTGCAAAGCAGGTGCTCATGGAGTGG GTGATCCTGAGGCAGCTCTCCGTCTGTCCAATCAGCTGATAGCTCTGGGTGCTGACGTGAGTCTGCGCAGTCGTTGGACCAACATGAACGCGCTCCATTACGCAGCTTACTTTGATGTGCCAGAATTGATTCGTGTTTTACTTAAAGCCGCCAAACCCAAAG TGCTCAACTCCACCTGCAGTGACTTTTATCATGGTACAGCGCTGCATATCGCCGCATCCAACCTCTGCCTGGGTGCTGTGAAATGTCTGCTGGAGCATGGAGCCAACCCCAGTGTCAGA AATGATAAAGGTCAAGACCCCGCTGAGGTCGTTCCCGACCCCATGGACATGAGTCTGGATAAAGCTGAAGCTGCCATGGTGGCTAAAGAAATGAAGCAGGTGTTGCTGGATGCCGTGCCACTCAGTTGCAATCTGCCTCGGGCCACCCTGCCCAACTATGACAACATCCCCGGCAACCTCATGCTCTCATCGATTGGACTGAAGCTCGGGGATCGCGTAGTGCTGGATGACACAAAG GCTGGCACCCTCCGTTTCTGCGGCACCACTGAGTTTGCCAGCGGTCAGTGGGTTGGTGTAGAGCTGGATGAGCCGGAAGGCAAGAATGATGGATGTGTTGGTGGGATCCGCTATTTTATTTGCCCCCCAAAACACG GTATCTTCGCCCCTGTGTCAAAAATCAGCAAAGCTCTTGAACAGCCCCCCTCTTCTGTCACATCCACCCCCAAATCCCCTCGCATGGATTTGTTCCGTGTGACTGGCAAGAttaagaaagagaaaaaagagaaagatCGGGAAAAGG CACCAAGAAAGAAGTCTCTCACTGGCATGAGTCTGGATCCTGATGGCGTAAAGGTGGAGGTTGGGGATCAGGTGTTGGTGGCAGGCCAAAAGCAAGGGATTGTTCGGTTTTTTGGAAAGACAGACTTCGCTCCTG GGTTTTGGTTTGGTGTGGAGTTGGAACAGCCCACTGGGAAACATGATGGCAGTGTGTTTGGAGTGCGTTACTTCCACTGTTTGCCCAAATATGGGGTTTTTGCACCACCATCCAGAGTTCAGAG AATTGGAGGGCCCAAAGACCCGGGGGATGGCACACTAGTAAAGAAAGTCCACCAAGTGACTA TGTCCCAGCCCAAGCGTAATTTTAATGCCATGCGGTCTCCAAAAGACATAACATCTGAGAATTCCATATCCAG CAGGTTGCTGTTTTGTTGCTGGTTCCCCTGGATGCTGCGGGCAGAGATGCAGTCGTAA
- the clip3 gene encoding CAP-Gly domain-containing linker protein 3 isoform X2, with protein sequence MTKEETSEVEEAQPASDFVSPVHEPRKKPIVHQSAQAPLPKDYAFTFFDPNDPACMEILTDPRTTIPELFAIIRQWVPQVQHKIDIIGNEILKRGCHVNDRDGLTDMTLLHYCCKAGAHGVGDPEAALRLSNQLIALGADVSLRSRWTNMNALHYAAYFDVPELIRVLLKAAKPKVLNSTCSDFYHGTALHIAASNLCLGAVKCLLEHGANPSVRNDKGQDPAEVVPDPMDMSLDKAEAAMVAKEMKQVLLDAVPLSCNLPRATLPNYDNIPGNLMLSSIGLKLGDRVVLDDTKAGTLRFCGTTEFASGQWVGVELDEPEGKNDGCVGGIRYFICPPKHGIFAPVSKISKALEQPPSSVTSTPKSPRMDLFRVTGKIKKEKKEKDREKAPRKKSLTGMSLDPDGVKVEVGDQVLVAGQKQGIVRFFGKTDFAPGFWFGVELEQPTGKHDGSVFGVRYFHCLPKYGVFAPPSRVQRIGGPKDPGDGTLVKKVHQVTMSQPKRNFNAMRSPKDITSENSISRLLFCCWFPWMLRAEMQS encoded by the exons ATGACTAAAGAGGAAACGTCAGAGGTGGAAGAGGCCCAGCCAGCCTCCGATTTCGTCAGCCCCGTTCATGAACCCCGCAAGAAACCCATTGTGCATCAGTCCGCACAGGCTCCACTTCCCAAAGACTATG CGTTTACCTTCTTTGATCCAAATGATCCAGCCTGTATGGAGATTTTGACAGACCCTCGGACCACAATCCCTGAGCTGTTTGCCATTATCCGCCAGTGGGTCCCACAAGTTCAGCACAAGATTGACATTATAGGCAATGAG ATTTTGAAGCGAGGTTGCCATGTCAACGATCGTGATGGCCTGACAGACATGACTCTTCTTCACTACTGCTGCAAAGCAGGTGCTCATGGAGTGG GTGATCCTGAGGCAGCTCTCCGTCTGTCCAATCAGCTGATAGCTCTGGGTGCTGACGTGAGTCTGCGCAGTCGTTGGACCAACATGAACGCGCTCCATTACGCAGCTTACTTTGATGTGCCAGAATTGATTCGTGTTTTACTTAAAGCCGCCAAACCCAAAG TGCTCAACTCCACCTGCAGTGACTTTTATCATGGTACAGCGCTGCATATCGCCGCATCCAACCTCTGCCTGGGTGCTGTGAAATGTCTGCTGGAGCATGGAGCCAACCCCAGTGTCAGA AATGATAAAGGTCAAGACCCCGCTGAGGTCGTTCCCGACCCCATGGACATGAGTCTGGATAAAGCTGAAGCTGCCATGGTGGCTAAAGAAATGAAGCAGGTGTTGCTGGATGCCGTGCCACTCAGTTGCAATCTGCCTCGGGCCACCCTGCCCAACTATGACAACATCCCCGGCAACCTCATGCTCTCATCGATTGGACTGAAGCTCGGGGATCGCGTAGTGCTGGATGACACAAAG GCTGGCACCCTCCGTTTCTGCGGCACCACTGAGTTTGCCAGCGGTCAGTGGGTTGGTGTAGAGCTGGATGAGCCGGAAGGCAAGAATGATGGATGTGTTGGTGGGATCCGCTATTTTATTTGCCCCCCAAAACACG GTATCTTCGCCCCTGTGTCAAAAATCAGCAAAGCTCTTGAACAGCCCCCCTCTTCTGTCACATCCACCCCCAAATCCCCTCGCATGGATTTGTTCCGTGTGACTGGCAAGAttaagaaagagaaaaaagagaaagatCGGGAAAAGG CACCAAGAAAGAAGTCTCTCACTGGCATGAGTCTGGATCCTGATGGCGTAAAGGTGGAGGTTGGGGATCAGGTGTTGGTGGCAGGCCAAAAGCAAGGGATTGTTCGGTTTTTTGGAAAGACAGACTTCGCTCCTG GGTTTTGGTTTGGTGTGGAGTTGGAACAGCCCACTGGGAAACATGATGGCAGTGTGTTTGGAGTGCGTTACTTCCACTGTTTGCCCAAATATGGGGTTTTTGCACCACCATCCAGAGTTCAGAG AATTGGAGGGCCCAAAGACCCGGGGGATGGCACACTAGTAAAGAAAGTCCACCAAGTGACTA TGTCCCAGCCCAAGCGTAATTTTAATGCCATGCGGTCTCCAAAAGACATAACATCTGAGAATTCCATATCCAG GTTGCTGTTTTGTTGCTGGTTCCCCTGGATGCTGCGGGCAGAGATGCAGTCGTAA